Proteins found in one Nitratiruptor sp. SB155-2 genomic segment:
- a CDS encoding DNA adenine methylase — protein sequence MGSRAKPFVKWAGGKKTIAKKLAQMVPLDFCEYHEPFLGGGAFFFELYNQGILEGKKVFLSDRNSELVNAFQVVQKRIEPLIETLKDFSKMHNEALYYEIRSWDRSEDFFSIDPVTRAARFIYLNKTCYNGLYRVNSKGHFNVPMGKHKKPNICDKETLYKAHEALQGVVIECCDFTKALEKVGPKSFVYLDPPYLSQGHNAGFASYTKQLFLYESHQKLAHICHALDSKKVYWMQSNIAHPKIIDLYEKYGITMIKKSHIINANAKKREKVQEIVITNYKEKAWI from the coding sequence ATGGGAAGTAGAGCGAAGCCGTTTGTAAAATGGGCTGGTGGCAAAAAAACGATTGCCAAAAAACTTGCACAAATGGTTCCTCTCGATTTTTGTGAATACCATGAGCCCTTTTTAGGAGGAGGGGCATTTTTTTTTGAACTATACAACCAAGGTATCCTTGAAGGGAAAAAAGTCTTTTTAAGCGATCGAAACAGTGAACTGGTCAATGCATTTCAAGTCGTTCAAAAAAGAATCGAACCGCTTATCGAAACGTTGAAAGATTTTTCGAAAATGCACAATGAAGCTTTGTACTATGAGATCCGCTCATGGGATCGATCTGAAGATTTTTTTTCTATCGATCCGGTAACGCGAGCCGCACGCTTTATCTATCTCAATAAAACCTGCTACAATGGCCTTTATCGTGTCAATAGCAAAGGCCATTTCAACGTCCCTATGGGGAAACATAAAAAGCCAAATATCTGTGATAAAGAGACACTTTACAAAGCACATGAAGCTTTACAGGGTGTCGTGATAGAGTGTTGTGATTTTACAAAGGCTTTAGAAAAAGTTGGGCCCAAAAGCTTTGTCTATCTCGATCCTCCCTATCTTTCGCAAGGGCACAATGCCGGATTTGCCTCCTATACCAAGCAGCTTTTTTTGTATGAAAGTCATCAAAAACTGGCACATATCTGTCACGCACTGGATTCCAAAAAGGTCTACTGGATGCAAAGCAACATAGCTCATCCAAAAATTATAGATCTCTATGAAAAATATGGTATAACGATGATTAAAAAATCACATATCATCAATGCCAATGCAAAAAAAAGAGAGAAAGTTCAAGAAATAGTGATAACAAACTACAAGGAAAAAGCGTGGATTTAG